Genomic segment of Solirubrobacterales bacterium:
GAGCGGTCTTTTCGTACTTGGGCTGCGGCAGCGCCGTCTGGAGCGTCAACACGTTCTCGGCGGCGAACCCCGGATCGGTCTCGTGGATGCGCCAGACCGCGCGGATCAGGAGCCCCGACATGACGAGCAGCACGACCGACGCCGCGACCTCGACGATGACGAGAGCGGAGCGGAGCCGCTGGGTGTGTCCTCCGGACGATCGCGTGCCCGAGTGCAGCGCGTCGGTCGCGCCGAACCGCCCGGCGCGCAAGGCGGGCGCGAGCCCGAACGCGAAGCCGGTGAAGAGGACGAACGCCGCGGCGAGCAGGAGAACGCGAAGATCGAGCGACGGGTGCTCCGCGATCGGCAGCGTGCTGGGAACGAGCCGCGCGAGCAGGGCCTCGCCCGCCCAGGCCGCCGCGACCCCCAAGATCCCGCCGACGAACGCGATCCCCAGGCTCTCCGTGACGAGCTGGCGCACCAGCCGCTCGCGCCCGGCGCCGAGGGCCGAGCGCACGGCCAGCTCGCGCGCCCGATAGGTGCCGCGCGCGAGGAACAGGCTCGCCAGGTTCGCGCACGCCAGGAGCAGGATGCACAGCGTCGCGCCGCAGAGCGCCAGGACGAGCAGGCGCGAGCGCTCCGAAAGCTCGTCGCGCAGACCGAGGACCACGGCGAGGACGTTCTCGTTCTCCTTGGGATACCGCCGCTCGAGCCGATTGCTCACGACCGCCAGCTCCCGGCGCGCCTGCTCGACGGAGACGCCCGGCCGCAGGCGCCCGACGACCTCGAGAAAGGTGTCGGTGCGATCTTGGAAGGCGTCTTCGTGGAGGGCGAGCGACGTCCAGGCCTCGACCGAGCGCGAGGGAAACTGGAACGAGGCCGGCATCACGCCGAGGACCACGTGCGGCTCGCCATCGAGCCGGACGGACGTGCCGATCACCCCCGGATCGCCGCCGAACTGCGACTTCCAGAGCGCGTAGCTCAGCACGATGAAATGCCCCGTCTCGACCTCGTCCGCCGTGAAGACGCGGCCGAGAAGCGGCGGGACGCCCAGGAGCGGCAACAGCTCGGCCGTCGCACGCACCGATTCGAGCCGCCGCGGCTCGGCGGTGCTCACGAGGTTCTCGGCTCGACGCCAGTACGCGCCCATCCTGGAAAACGCTGTCGTCATCGCCTTCCAGTCGCGATAGTTCGCGGGCGACACCTCGTTCGTGCCGCCGCTCCCCTCCTCGCCCTGCCAGAGCTTCACGAGGCGGTCGGCCTGGGCGTACGGCAGCGGCCGGAGGAAGACGAAATCCGCGAGCGAGAACACGGCGGTGTTCGCTCCCACGCCGAGCGCCACGACGAGCACCGCGGTGATCGCGAATCCGGGAGTGCGCCACAGCGACCGCGCGGAGTGGACGACGTCCTGCCGCAGGACGTCCCAATGCGCCGCGATCGCGTTCGGGATCACGTCCGCGAGCGCCGAAAGAAAGACCATCAAGCGGGCGAAGGGACCCGAATGCTCGCCCGCTCTCTCGGCGAAGGCGAGGCAGAGGTCCTCGCGATACTCGGCCCGGAAGGACGCGGGATAGAGGAGGAGGAGCGCGCGGTAGAAGCGCATCACGCCGCCGTCTCGGGCTCGAGCCCGCGCGCGCGAGCCTGCCGCACGAGGTCGGAAAGCCGCCGCATCTCGGCCCGCGCGACCCGGGTGCCGAAACCCGTCAAACGGTAGTAGCGCCGCCGCGGATCGTCCGCCACCGCGGGCCGCTTCGTGACCTCCTCGATCAGCCCCTGCTCGACCATCCGCGCGATCGAGCGGTAGAGAGTGCCCGCGCTCAACCGCAGCTCGCCGTGGGTTCGCGCCTCGACGTCCTGGATGATGGCGTAACCGTGGCGCTCCTCGTCGAGGAGGGCGAGGAGGATGTGAAACGTCGCCTGGGGCAGAGGCAGGAGTTGATCGACGGGCTCGCGATCGTTCATGTTTCGACTATAGCCGCAGTGGATATAGCCGTCAAGGCTATAGCTGGGACACCGACCCGTCGCCTGTTGACGACCGGCGCCGAAGAGCCGAGACTCAGCACGGCCGGAACGTGAACGAAAAAAAGGAGGCACCGAAATGAGCGTGCGAGCCCTCACAGTGCCGATCGCGGGCCTGATCGCGATCCTCGCCGCAGCACCGTCTGCGGCCGCCGCTCCCAGTCCACCCGGCGGGCTTGGGTTGCGGCAGAACCGAGACCGCCTGTTGGACAGTTTGGCGCGGCGAAAGGG
This window contains:
- a CDS encoding PadR family transcriptional regulator, translating into MNDREPVDQLLPLPQATFHILLALLDEERHGYAIIQDVEARTHGELRLSAGTLYRSIARMVEQGLIEEVTKRPAVADDPRRRYYRLTGFGTRVARAEMRRLSDLVRQARARGLEPETAA
- a CDS encoding ABC transporter permease translates to MRFYRALLLLYPASFRAEYREDLCLAFAERAGEHSGPFARLMVFLSALADVIPNAIAAHWDVLRQDVVHSARSLWRTPGFAITAVLVVALGVGANTAVFSLADFVFLRPLPYAQADRLVKLWQGEEGSGGTNEVSPANYRDWKAMTTAFSRMGAYWRRAENLVSTAEPRRLESVRATAELLPLLGVPPLLGRVFTADEVETGHFIVLSYALWKSQFGGDPGVIGTSVRLDGEPHVVLGVMPASFQFPSRSVEAWTSLALHEDAFQDRTDTFLEVVGRLRPGVSVEQARRELAVVSNRLERRYPKENENVLAVVLGLRDELSERSRLLVLALCGATLCILLLACANLASLFLARGTYRARELAVRSALGAGRERLVRQLVTESLGIAFVGGILGVAAAWAGEALLARLVPSTLPIAEHPSLDLRVLLLAAAFVLFTGFAFGLAPALRAGRFGATDALHSGTRSSGGHTQRLRSALVIVEVAASVVLLVMSGLLIRAVWRIHETDPGFAAENVLTLQTALPQPKYEKTA